CACGATCTCGGCCGCCCGCTCCGGACCCACCGCCGGCACCTGCCCCACCTCCTCCGCCGTCGCCTCGGCCAGCTCGGTCACCGAGGTGAATCCCGCCTCGTAGAGGGCGTCTACCGTCCTGGTGTCGAGCCCCGGGATCTCCAGCAGGGACTGATAGCCTTCCTGCATCATGCGGGTGTAGGCGGTCTCACTCTTGACGTCGATCTTCCATTCCAGAAGCCGGGCGGCCAGGCGCACGTTCTGTCCCTGGCGGCCGATGGCCAGGGAAAGCTGATCGTCCGGCACGATGACGATGAGGGCCCGGCGCGCATCGTCGACGCTGACCATGGAGACCTGGGCCGGCGCCAAGGCGTTGGAGACGAACTTGGCCGGATCCGGGCTCCAGGGCACGATGTCGATCTTCTCGCCTTGCAGCTCCTGGACCACGTTCTGCACCCGGGCGCCTTTCATGCCCACGCAGGCGCCCACCGGATCGACGTCGACATCCCGGGACACCACGGCGATCTTGGCCCGGGAGCCCGGCTCCCGGG
This is a stretch of genomic DNA from Thermodesulfobacteriota bacterium. It encodes these proteins:
- a CDS encoding helix-hairpin-helix domain-containing protein, yielding REPGSRAKIAVVSRDVDVDPVGACVGMKGARVQNVVQELQGEKIDIVPWSPDPAKFVSNALAPAQVSMVSVDDARRALIVIVPDDQLSLAIGRQGQNVRLAARLLEWKIDVKSETAYTRMMQEGYQSLLEIPGLDTRTVDALYEAGFTSVTELAEATAEEVGQVPAVGPERAAEIVARAREQLEQLEQQEQQEQQEQQAAAGQSAAEVGAEPPAGLDDPQTANG